The DNA region AGATTGGTATCGTTTGGtctaacaatttattttttatatatggcAAGCAATATCATTTGGAGAATGAAGTGAAGCAAGTTAAAGAGGATCCTAGTGACGAAAACACTAGTGAGGAGACTCCTGATGATATCACGGTAATGTAGAGAGACTAACTTTGAATCAAAGTCTTTGATGCACTTGttatttgattgattgattgagtTGGCTcctgttgtgttttttttcttttttgtttgtttgtgtctTTGCAGCTTAAGACAGCTCCTGCTGATTTCCGTTTCCCGACCACAAACCAAACGAGGCATTGTTTCACACGTTACATTGAGTATCAcaggtgaaaaaaaaaaataacgatGTTCTTCTGTAAATTTTCCTAAACTGAATCGGTCCCTCCTTATCTCTAAGTCTTTGTGATTGATTTTCAAATCTCCCAGATGTGTAGCTGCTAAGGGTGACGATGCTCCAGAATGCGATAAGTTTGCAAAGTTTTATCGATCTCTTTGCCCCAGCGAatgggtatatatatatatactaagtaTCCTTCACCTCCTTGACTATCTTGAGATTTTTACAAGGTGTCATTAAAACTATCTTCTTGTGTGTGTTTGTACTTATAGGTTGATAGGTGGAACGAGCAAAGAGAGAATGGAACTTTCCCTGGTCCTCTTTAAGACAACTCCCGCTTGATGAATGATGAATAAGCCCATCCCATCGTCCTCTTTTGCTGTCTGcagaattttaataaaatgtgagaattcaacaatttttttattacctcaaattttttattttttattttttatgatcaACTCAAGTTTTGAGGATCATCCAGTTCTTCTGTTTTGTTGTTCTTCCTGATCAATATGCTTTTGCACGGCGAGCTTCAATTTTTAGTACCGGATACATATTCTTTAATGGTTCATACATAATTAGTATTCTAATCTAAAGAAAAATTGGAatgatttataagttttatCTCGTATTTATTTGGGCAATACTTCCTTTATTATTATATGGAGATAACGGATGGTGAAAGATAGTGGAATCATGTTGTAAGAAAGTGATATATCAAATCGTTACCATAACTGTTTGATTACATCTGATTCAGTCATCAGAAgtaattttcattatataatgcTCTCTAACAGTTACATAATTATATGCCTATAGCTATCATCAAACTTGTCCCCAATGGCAATAAGCATAGGAACATGTCCCACAAGGCCTGTGAAATCTACAATGTCATGTCACATCGTCTCACTCTACTGGAATATCTGGCAGAGACTCTGGTGACCAagatacaaacaaacaaaaacacatttttcaCCTGTCCGGAGAGATGGTTCTCTGGTGGCCAAGATACCGGCCATGCCCTTCAACAACTCTCGCCATGTTTCCAGTAGATGATGGAATATAAACATCGCTTTTGATGGAAACAATATAATCAGGTGCAGCCATATTTGAGTTGAGTGGTTCACAAAAGGCTTAGGCTCTTTtgctcaaaacaaaaaaaaaggcttAGGCTCTTCTTTTGTTGCCATTTTTATTCTTCATTATATCTAAAAGGGTTAAGTCTTTATTGGAACCCATTAGTTAATAATAATCAACCAAAAGCTTCAAAATTTGTAGTAGTACCTTGCTCATTAACATGGAGAAACGAGAGCCTAGACTGGCTAGCCGAGACTCACCACCGTAAATATCTCCAGCACCTGGATGccctaattttaaaatagtttagtTCTAATAATTGAATAATTGGATATccaatatatatagaaaatagaaactagtccatatacagtgaaacctctataaattaataatgttaggactacaccaaaactataattttttattaatttatagagattattaatttatcgagatattaattaaaccaaaaactcaatttaggactataaaattatattaattaatagagatattaatctattgattattaatttaaagaggttatactgtatatcaCTATTATGAACCTCTTTTTTAGGTAATACCAATTTGAATACATTTATAGATacaataatcaaacaaaaagataaaGAGAAAGCTGCAAGATACTGAATCTAAACACAAAAAGTTGCTGAAGAAAACAGTATCTTTCTGAAgtattttttatatagatataatGAAACTTCTCACAGACGAAGTTTGATTCATGTCTCTATAGACTTTTCTTTTTCAacttatatcttttttttatctgaAGCGTTTGGGGGACGGGGGTGGGGATGTTATAGTTATATTCTCATATCTTTTTTCAGCTCATATATCTATAGgctttactttttactttttactttttctaaTAATACGTAGCTCTactttttttgtcttttaaccCTGAAAGTGAATATTAGGCTTCATGTTCTTTGATGGGTCTTCATAATAATGCCAATGATCATCATCTCCTTTCTTCCATGAATCCCAACGTACCGCTGATTTTGTGTCCTAATAAAGAAATTCAGCTGTACGTTGGGATTTATGGAAGAAAGGAGATGATGATCATTGGCATTATTATGAAGACCCATCATTGGCATTATTATGAAGGTACGTTGGGATTCATGGAAGTGGATTGCTATTATTCTCACTGTAAA from Raphanus sativus cultivar WK10039 chromosome 8, ASM80110v3, whole genome shotgun sequence includes:
- the LOC108821269 gene encoding cytochrome c oxidase subunit 6b-3-like, whose translation is MAEAVSAKTPSLSEQYHLENEVKQVKEDPSDENTSEETPDDITLKTAPADFRFPTTNQTRHCFTRYIEYHRCVAAKGDDAPECDKFAKFYRSLCPSEWVDRWNEQRENGTFPGPL